In Gemmatimonadota bacterium, the following are encoded in one genomic region:
- a CDS encoding tetratricopeptide repeat protein → MLNTRTPLLALLVGSSLLACAGDAGEQAATDEGTTVVVDMPLSSSSEAAMTHYREGQHALDMGRVIDANVHFAAAVEADPSFALGHLRVANTANSADEFISGLEAAEANAEGASDAERLEIEITRQGLENNSEGQLRLAQQLVEGQPESARAQLILAGVQAGMRQMAEARASALRATELAPDFAPAYGFLGNSYIFNQPKDFDRAVENMRRVVELAPDEPNSHDFLGDALRAQNDLVGARDAYTRAHELAPEDASPVQQRGHVNSFLGDFDAARADYDQSIGLSRAGQGPSFAVYRALVSVHAEDPAAAVSELTGLASSIDEQDVPGKLGLKVFALTTAAQVALHHDMLDDAAAILDQRATLNLEQAEVVGGDAVMRGTQANNAYWAGVLAARGGDHAGAAARAQEAMALLEPDANPTRNEPAHDLMALSSLLQGDHEGSIGHYAQANLDNVYNQYHLALAHEAAGNAAEAQSLLESVVYNNFNSPGYALIRNDVRSRLGM, encoded by the coding sequence ATGCTCAACACCAGAACCCCCCTGTTGGCCCTGTTGGTCGGCTCATCGCTGTTGGCCTGCGCCGGCGACGCCGGTGAACAGGCCGCGACGGACGAAGGCACGACCGTGGTCGTCGACATGCCACTGTCGTCGTCCTCTGAGGCCGCGATGACCCATTACCGGGAGGGTCAGCACGCCCTGGACATGGGCCGCGTCATCGACGCGAATGTGCACTTCGCTGCCGCGGTAGAGGCGGATCCATCCTTCGCCCTGGGGCACCTCCGGGTAGCCAACACGGCGAACTCGGCCGACGAGTTCATCTCCGGGCTGGAAGCCGCCGAAGCCAACGCCGAGGGCGCGAGCGATGCGGAACGACTCGAAATCGAGATCACCCGTCAGGGACTCGAGAACAACAGCGAGGGCCAGCTGCGGCTCGCCCAGCAGTTGGTCGAGGGCCAGCCGGAAAGCGCACGCGCGCAGCTGATTCTCGCTGGGGTCCAGGCAGGAATGAGGCAGATGGCCGAGGCACGCGCATCTGCCCTACGCGCGACGGAGCTCGCGCCGGACTTCGCGCCCGCCTACGGGTTCCTCGGCAATTCGTACATTTTCAATCAGCCGAAGGACTTCGATCGAGCGGTCGAAAACATGCGAAGGGTCGTGGAACTGGCGCCGGACGAGCCGAATAGCCACGACTTCCTCGGAGACGCGTTGCGGGCTCAAAACGACCTCGTTGGAGCGCGGGACGCGTACACGAGAGCACACGAGTTGGCTCCCGAGGACGCTTCACCCGTGCAGCAGCGGGGACACGTCAACTCGTTCCTGGGAGACTTCGACGCCGCCCGCGCAGACTACGATCAGTCCATCGGGCTATCGAGGGCGGGTCAGGGTCCGTCCTTCGCCGTGTATCGCGCCCTGGTCAGCGTGCACGCGGAGGATCCGGCCGCCGCTGTGAGTGAGCTTACGGGCCTGGCTTCCTCGATCGACGAGCAGGATGTCCCAGGCAAGCTCGGTCTCAAGGTCTTCGCGCTCACCACGGCCGCACAGGTGGCGCTGCACCACGACATGCTCGACGACGCGGCCGCCATCCTCGATCAGCGCGCCACGCTCAATCTGGAGCAGGCCGAGGTGGTGGGAGGCGACGCGGTCATGAGAGGGACCCAGGCGAACAACGCGTACTGGGCGGGCGTGCTAGCCGCCCGAGGCGGCGACCACGCCGGTGCCGCCGCCAGGGCTCAGGAGGCGATGGCTCTCCTGGAGCCGGACGCGAATCCGACCCGCAACGAGCCGGCGCACGATCTCATGGCGTTGAGCAGCCTTCTCCAGGGCGATCATGAGGGGTCCATCGGCCACTACGCACAGGCCAACCTCGACAACGTCTACAATCAGTATCACCTGGCCCTGGCGCACGAGGCCGCAGGTAACGCGGCGGAGGCGCAAAGCCTCCTCGAAAGCGTCGTATACAACAACTTCAACAGCCCGGGCTACGCGTTGATCCGAAATGATGTCCGGAGCAGGCTCGGCATGTAG
- a CDS encoding sulfotransferase has product MLPTFVIIGTMKGGTTSLFYYLAEHPQVRMASLRESDFFVARRNYGKGLAWYESLYDGPEGPSIFGESSPNYAKRQFFPGVPERMHAAVPNARLVYCLRDPIDRIVSHWVHNVSQGRESASLDDALSDPAENTYVRTSQYHYQIRAFLSYYGLDDVLFVDSNELRSDRRRTLRDVFDFVGADPAFEAPAFDRLHHVSSIKERPARMDRFVPSVRLRKALRPLLPAYLGAPRPIEDAAMSPVVRDRIAGVLHADAEALRSLTGKKFEGWSV; this is encoded by the coding sequence ATGCTACCGACTTTTGTGATCATCGGGACGATGAAGGGCGGAACCACCAGCCTCTTCTACTATCTCGCGGAGCACCCGCAGGTCCGCATGGCTTCCCTGCGGGAGTCGGACTTCTTCGTGGCCCGGCGCAACTACGGCAAGGGCCTCGCGTGGTACGAGTCCCTGTACGACGGGCCGGAGGGGCCGTCGATCTTCGGCGAGTCATCGCCCAACTACGCCAAGCGGCAGTTCTTTCCCGGGGTGCCCGAGCGCATGCACGCCGCGGTGCCGAACGCCCGGCTGGTCTACTGCCTGCGCGACCCCATCGACCGCATCGTGTCGCATTGGGTCCACAACGTTTCGCAGGGCCGGGAAAGCGCGTCGCTGGACGATGCGCTGTCCGATCCAGCCGAGAACACCTACGTGCGGACCAGCCAGTACCACTATCAGATCAGGGCGTTTCTGTCGTACTACGGACTGGACGACGTGCTGTTCGTGGACTCGAACGAACTCCGGTCGGATAGGCGGCGGACGCTGCGGGACGTGTTCGACTTCGTGGGCGCGGACCCCGCATTCGAGGCCCCAGCGTTCGATCGGCTGCACCACGTCTCCTCGATCAAGGAGCGGCCGGCCCGCATGGACCGATTCGTCCCCAGCGTGCGGCTGAGAAAGGCGCTGCGTCCGCTGCTGCCGGCCTATCTCGGGGCGCCTCGGCCCATCGAGGACGCCGCGATGTCGCCCGTCGTGCGGGATCGCATCGCTGGGGTGCTACACGCGGACGCCG